The following coding sequences lie in one Labrus bergylta chromosome 5, fLabBer1.1, whole genome shotgun sequence genomic window:
- the LOC109983396 gene encoding interferon-induced GTP-binding protein Mx has product MNTLNQQYEEKVRPCIDLIDSLRSLGVEKDLALPAIAVIGDQSSGKSSVLEALSGVALPRGSGIVTRCPLELKMKRKREGEEWFGKISYQNHEEEIEDPADVEKKIKEAQDEMAGVGVGISDDLISLEIASPDVPDLTLIDLPGIARVAVKGQPENIGDQIKRLIQKFIKRQETISLVVVPCNVDIATTEALKMAQEVDPDGERTLGILTKPDLVDKGTEETVLDIVHNEVIHLQKGYMIVKCRGQKEITDKVSLPEAIEREKAFFEEHVHFQTLYNEDHATVPKLAEKLTLELVHHIEKSLPRLEEQIEEKLEQTRAELERYGNGPPSEAAERIVFLIDKVTAFTQDAISLTTGEELKCGDRLNVFSTLRREFWKWNAHLDLSGQKFNNRIEKEVENYEEMYRGRELPGFINYKTFEVMVREQIKQLEEPAVKRLKDIGEAVRKVFVQLAMSSFAGFPNLAKTAKAKIEAIKQGKESTAESFLRTQFKMELLVYSQDKTYSCSLSDSKKEENEDIDEIAIPKHPQPFGYQSVVYQTDNHATLQELMLHLKSYYKIASQRLADQIPMVIRYQMLQESAVQLQREMLQVLQEKKNLEFLLKEDADIGSKRASLQNRLKRLMRARAYLVEF; this is encoded by the exons gCATTGTAACAAGATGCCCTCTTGAATTGAAGATGAAgcgaaagagagaaggagaggaatgGTTCGGAAAGATAAGCTACCAGAAccatgaagaagaaatagaagacCCTGcagatgtggagaaaaaaataaaagaag CTCAGGATGAAATGGCCGGGGTTGGCGTGGGGATCAGTGATGACCTCATCAGTCTGGAAATCGCCTCTCCTGATGTTCCAGACCTGACGCTTATTGATCTGCCTGGCATCGCAAGGGTGGCTGTTAAGGGACAACCGGAGAACATCGGAGACCAG ATCAAGAGGCTGATCCAGAAGTTTATCAAAAGACAAGAAACCATCAGTTTGGTGGTTGTTCCGTGTAACGTGGACATAGCCACCACAGAGGCCCTGAAAATGGCCCAGGAGGTGGATCCTGATGGAGAGAGGACTCTGG GTATCTTGACCAAGCCTGATCTGGTGGACAAAGGCACAGAAGAGACGGTGCTGGACATCGTCCACAACGAGGTGATCCACCTCCAGAAGGGCTACATGATCGTCAAGTGCAGGGGGCAGAAGGAGATCACTGACAAGGTGTCTCTTCCTGAAGcgatagaaagagagaaagcCTTTTTTGAAGAACATGTGCACTTTCA AACTCTCTACAATGAAGATCATGCAACTGTTCCTAAACTGGCTGAGAAACTCACACTTGAGTTGGTGCATCATATTGAG AAATCTCTGCCTCGACTTGAAGAGCAGATTGAGGAGAAGCTAGAACAGACCCGTGCAGAGCTGGAGAGATATGGAAATGGGCCCCCATCTGAAGCAGCTGAGAGAATCGTCTTCCTCATCGAT AAAGTGACGGCGTTTACTCAGGACGCCATCAGTCTGACTACAGGGGAGGAGCTCAAGTGTGGAGACAGACTCAATGTCTTTTCTACGCTCAGAAGAGAGTTTTGGAAGTGGAATGCCCACCTGGACCTTTCAGGACAAAAGT TCAACAACAGGATCGAGAAAGAGGTGGAGAACTATGAGGAGATGTACCGAGGAAGAGAACTGCCGGGCTTCATCAACTACAAGACCTTTGAGGTCATGGTCAGGGAGCAGATCAAACAACTGGAGGAGCCTGCTGTCAAGAGACTCAAAGATATAGGAG AGGCTGTTAGGAAGGTGTTCGTACAGCTGGCCATGAGTAGCTTCGCTGGATTTCCTAACCTTGCGAAAACAGCCAAG GCAAAGATCGAAGCCATAAAACAAGGCAAAGAATCCACTGCTGAATCCTTTCTGAGAACCCAGTTCAAGATGGAGCTGCTTGTTTATTCCCAGGACAAGACCTACAGCTGCAGTTTGAGTGacagtaagaaagaggagaatgaGGACATTGATGAAATCGCCATACCAAAACACCCCCAACCTTTTGGATATCAAAGTGTTGTGTACCAAACGGATAATCATGCTACACTTCAGGAGCTGATGTTGCACCTAAAATCATATTACAAA ATTGCGAGCCAGCGTCTGGCAGACCAGATCCCTATGGTGATCCGTTACCAGATGTTGCAGGAGTCTGCTGTCCAGCTGCAGAGGGAGATGCTGCAGGTGCTTCAGGAAAAGAAGAATTTAGAGTTCTTGTTAAAGGAGGACGCCGACATCGGCAGCAAGAGGGCCAGTTTACAGAACCGCCTCAAACGCCTCATGAGGGCCCGTGCATACCTGGTGGAGTTCTAG
- the thoc7 gene encoding THO complex subunit 7 homolog yields the protein MGAVTDDEVIRKRLLIDGDGAGDDRKINLLLKSFTKWCNSPGTPEEGFTQYQRMLGTLAQCEFSMGKTLMVYDMNLREMENYEKIYTDIEQNITSAHEKITECKKEIQRAKRIRKNRQEYDALAKVIQQHPDRHETLKQLEALDKELQQLSQIKENVDAKMELRKKQFHVLLSTIQELQQTLDNDEKSDNDDNNQGSPAGNDE from the exons ATGGGAGCTGTTACAGATG ATGAAGTTATTCGAAAACGTCTTCTTATTGACGGAGACGGGGCTGGAGATGACCGCAAAATCAACTTGCTGCTCAAGAGTTTCACTAAATGGTGCAACTCGCCTGGGACCCCTGAGGAAGG GTTCACGCAGTACCAGAGGATGTTGGGCACACTGGCCCAGTGTGAATTCTCCATGGGGAAGACTTTAATGGTATACGACATGAACCTTCGGGAAATGGAGAATTATGAGAAGATCTACACTGACATAG AACAAAACATCACGTCTGCTCATGAGAAGATAACCGAATGCAAAAAAGAAATTCAGAGGGCAAAGAGAATAAGAAAGAATCGCCAAG AGTATGATGCTTTAGCTAAGGTTATCCAGCAACACCCGGACcgacatgaaacactgaa ACAATTGGAGGCGCTTGACAAAGAGCTCCAGCAACTGTCTCAAATCAAGGAAAATGTAGATGCAAAG ATGGAGTTGAGAAAGAAGCAGTTCCATGTGCTACTCAGTACTATTCAGGAACTACAGCAGACTCTTGATA ATGATGAGAAATCAGACAATGACGACAACAATCAGGGGAGCCCTGCTGGGAATGATGAATGA